From a single Brassica oleracea var. oleracea cultivar TO1000 chromosome C5, BOL, whole genome shotgun sequence genomic region:
- the LOC106292413 gene encoding cathepsin L1-like has product MIEQREAICWAIVLARLIEAAHNIFVVKPVSFIQISIEDLVSKIKTKEDDKEITNLKRVFKVINDPGIKKVPSTPHANPDKTKTVSWNFGSKEAASMNFISAQLETSPVGIIIDVDDEFRALKNGLYRIRNVVGSENRHALIVMARGRTEDGQDFLIVQNSWKKSWGVNGSDDMRCLAFYPLM; this is encoded by the exons ATGATAGAGCAACGAGAAG CAATCTGCTGGGCTATCGTTTTGGCTAGATTAATTGAAGCTGCGCACAACATTTTTGTTGTAAAGCCCGTATCATTCATTCAAATTTCTATTGAAGACCTGGTTAGCAAAATCAAAACAAAAGAAGATGACAAGGAAATTACCAATTTGAAAAGAGTTTTCAAAGTCATAAACGATCCTGGGATCAAGAAAGTGCCCTCCACACCCCAT GCTAATCCTGATAAGACAAAGACAGTGTCTTGGAATTTCGGTAGTAAGGAAGCTGCAAGTATGAATTTTATCTCAGCACAGCTTGAGACTTCTCCGGTTGGAATTATAATTGACGTGGATGATGAGTTCAGGGCACTCAAAAAC GGATTATACAGAATTAGAAATGTTGTTGGTTCAGAAAACAGACATGCGTTGATTGTAATGGCACGTGGACGCACTGAAGATGGCCAAGACTTCTTAATTGTTCAAAATTCGTGGAAGAAGTCATGGGGCGTCAATGGGTCCGATGACATGCGTTGCTTAGCATTCTATCCTCTTATGTAG
- the LOC106295115 gene encoding uncharacterized protein LOC106295115 isoform X3 — translation MMMKQEESAAEQQPEIAIIVADSSPPHSQAGDHQVKEKSTEEDVQSCSQPSGTHSDLSIQIPPRPIPFVGGSRIPKGSLKSTSSFKSGSTTSSPSPRGILRNLSLKKKVVTHPESERSSLLSPGLMEEGAAKKANASATSPYWQRCLSLPSRQPAKLSPVVPPQKDSMHPPVPRSLSMPGRNKVIVRSISFDNRKAHVASETSADQISPVPTEETEEEIPEEEAVCRICLDECEEGNTLKMECSCKGDLRLVHEACAIKWFSTKGTRTCDVCRQEVKNLPVILLRVPTTNQLNSRRDRSQQNLQSQTASAWQEFVVLVLISTVCYFFFLEQLLIRDLNTQAIYIAGPFSLTLGLLASVFAIVLAIREYIWTYAALEFALVGMLVHLLYSTVRLPAIYSILFAGILGFGIAVCLNSLYLNYFAWRARVAENSNPV, via the exons ATGATGATGAAGCAAGAAGAATCAGCAGCTGAACAACAACCCGAAATCGCTATAATCGTGGCTGATTCTTCTCCTCCTCACTCTCAG GCTGGTGATCATCAGGTGAAAGAAAAATCTACTGAAGAAGATGTGCAGAGCTGCTCTCAACCGAGCGGAACACACTCGGATCTTTCAATACAAATACCCCCTAGACCAATCCCATTCGTTGGTGGCAGCCGTATCCCAAAGGGCTCACTAAAGTCCACAAGCTCATTCAAAAGCGGCAGCACCACATCCTCACCTTCACCAAGAGGCATCCTCCGTAATCTCAGCTTGAAAAAGAAAGTTGTAACCCATCCTGAAAGCGAGAGAAGCTCTCTACTCTCTCCCGGTCTCATGGAAGAAGGAGCTGCTAAAAAGGCCAATGCTTCAGCAACTTCGCCTTATTGGCAAAGATGCTTGTCTCTTCCGTCTAGACAGCCAGCAAAGTTATCCCCTGTGGTGCCTCCTCAG AAAGATTCTATGCATCCACCAGTTCCAAGGTCATTGTCCATGCCTGGGAGAAACAAAGTCATTGTTCGATCTATTTCTTTTGACAACCGCAAAGCTCATGTTGCGTCGGAAACAAGCGCAG ATCAAATCTCTCCAGTTCCCACTGAAGAAACGGAAGAAGAGATTCCAGAGGAAGAAGCGGTGTGCAGGATCTGCCTAGACGAGTGCGAAGAAGGCAACACTCTGAAAATGGAGTGCAGCTGCAAAGGCGATCTCAGGCTTGTTCACGAAGCGTGTGCCATCAAGTGGTTTAGCACAAAGGGGACAAGAACCTGCGACGTGTGTAGACAAGAAGTCAAGAACTTGCCGGTTATATTGCTCCGCGTGCCTACGACTAATCAACTAAACAGCAGACGTGACCGCAGTCAACAGAATCTGCAGTCACAAACCGCTAG TGCTTGGCAAGAGTTTGTGGTGCTGGTTCTCATCAGCACGGTCTGTTACTTCTTCTTCCTCGAGCAATTACTG ATTCGGGATCTCAACACGCAAGCTATCTACATAGCAGGGCCGTTTTCATTAACGTTAGGCCTCTTAGCATCTGTTTTCGCCATTGTCCTAG CTATCAGAGAATACATATGGACATACGCAGCACTCGAGTTTGCTCTTGTAGGCATGTTGGTTCATCTTTTATATTCTACA GTGAGGCTACCTGCGATATATTCTATACTATTTGCAGGGATTCTTGGTTTTGGAATAGCAGTGTGTTTAAACTCCTTGTACCTTAATTACTTCGCTTGGCGTGCACGTGTTGCAGAGAACTCAAATCCAGTGTGA
- the LOC106295115 gene encoding uncharacterized protein LOC106295115 isoform X2, producing MMMKQEESAAEQQPEIAIIVADSSPPHSQVKEKSTEEDVQSCSQPSGTHSDLSIQIPPRPIPFVGGSRIPKGSLKSTSSFKSGSTTSSPSPRGILRNLSLKKKVVTHPESERSSLLSPGLMEEGAAKKANASATSPYWQRCLSLPSRQPAKLSPVVPPQVSAAVPGEPPKKDSMHPPVPRSLSMPGRNKVIVRSISFDNRKAHVASETSADQISPVPTEETEEEIPEEEAVCRICLDECEEGNTLKMECSCKGDLRLVHEACAIKWFSTKGTRTCDVCRQEVKNLPVILLRVPTTNQLNSRRDRSQQNLQSQTASAWQEFVVLVLISTVCYFFFLEQLLIRDLNTQAIYIAGPFSLTLGLLASVFAIVLAIREYIWTYAALEFALVGMLVHLLYSTVRLPAIYSILFAGILGFGIAVCLNSLYLNYFAWRARVAENSNPV from the exons ATGATGATGAAGCAAGAAGAATCAGCAGCTGAACAACAACCCGAAATCGCTATAATCGTGGCTGATTCTTCTCCTCCTCACTCTCAG GTGAAAGAAAAATCTACTGAAGAAGATGTGCAGAGCTGCTCTCAACCGAGCGGAACACACTCGGATCTTTCAATACAAATACCCCCTAGACCAATCCCATTCGTTGGTGGCAGCCGTATCCCAAAGGGCTCACTAAAGTCCACAAGCTCATTCAAAAGCGGCAGCACCACATCCTCACCTTCACCAAGAGGCATCCTCCGTAATCTCAGCTTGAAAAAGAAAGTTGTAACCCATCCTGAAAGCGAGAGAAGCTCTCTACTCTCTCCCGGTCTCATGGAAGAAGGAGCTGCTAAAAAGGCCAATGCTTCAGCAACTTCGCCTTATTGGCAAAGATGCTTGTCTCTTCCGTCTAGACAGCCAGCAAAGTTATCCCCTGTGGTGCCTCCTCAGGTCTCAGCTGCTGTTCCCGGTGAACCTCCTAAG AAAGATTCTATGCATCCACCAGTTCCAAGGTCATTGTCCATGCCTGGGAGAAACAAAGTCATTGTTCGATCTATTTCTTTTGACAACCGCAAAGCTCATGTTGCGTCGGAAACAAGCGCAG ATCAAATCTCTCCAGTTCCCACTGAAGAAACGGAAGAAGAGATTCCAGAGGAAGAAGCGGTGTGCAGGATCTGCCTAGACGAGTGCGAAGAAGGCAACACTCTGAAAATGGAGTGCAGCTGCAAAGGCGATCTCAGGCTTGTTCACGAAGCGTGTGCCATCAAGTGGTTTAGCACAAAGGGGACAAGAACCTGCGACGTGTGTAGACAAGAAGTCAAGAACTTGCCGGTTATATTGCTCCGCGTGCCTACGACTAATCAACTAAACAGCAGACGTGACCGCAGTCAACAGAATCTGCAGTCACAAACCGCTAG TGCTTGGCAAGAGTTTGTGGTGCTGGTTCTCATCAGCACGGTCTGTTACTTCTTCTTCCTCGAGCAATTACTG ATTCGGGATCTCAACACGCAAGCTATCTACATAGCAGGGCCGTTTTCATTAACGTTAGGCCTCTTAGCATCTGTTTTCGCCATTGTCCTAG CTATCAGAGAATACATATGGACATACGCAGCACTCGAGTTTGCTCTTGTAGGCATGTTGGTTCATCTTTTATATTCTACA GTGAGGCTACCTGCGATATATTCTATACTATTTGCAGGGATTCTTGGTTTTGGAATAGCAGTGTGTTTAAACTCCTTGTACCTTAATTACTTCGCTTGGCGTGCACGTGTTGCAGAGAACTCAAATCCAGTGTGA
- the LOC106295115 gene encoding uncharacterized protein LOC106295115 isoform X1 produces the protein MMMKQEESAAEQQPEIAIIVADSSPPHSQAGDHQVKEKSTEEDVQSCSQPSGTHSDLSIQIPPRPIPFVGGSRIPKGSLKSTSSFKSGSTTSSPSPRGILRNLSLKKKVVTHPESERSSLLSPGLMEEGAAKKANASATSPYWQRCLSLPSRQPAKLSPVVPPQVSAAVPGEPPKKDSMHPPVPRSLSMPGRNKVIVRSISFDNRKAHVASETSADQISPVPTEETEEEIPEEEAVCRICLDECEEGNTLKMECSCKGDLRLVHEACAIKWFSTKGTRTCDVCRQEVKNLPVILLRVPTTNQLNSRRDRSQQNLQSQTASAWQEFVVLVLISTVCYFFFLEQLLIRDLNTQAIYIAGPFSLTLGLLASVFAIVLAIREYIWTYAALEFALVGMLVHLLYSTVRLPAIYSILFAGILGFGIAVCLNSLYLNYFAWRARVAENSNPV, from the exons ATGATGATGAAGCAAGAAGAATCAGCAGCTGAACAACAACCCGAAATCGCTATAATCGTGGCTGATTCTTCTCCTCCTCACTCTCAG GCTGGTGATCATCAGGTGAAAGAAAAATCTACTGAAGAAGATGTGCAGAGCTGCTCTCAACCGAGCGGAACACACTCGGATCTTTCAATACAAATACCCCCTAGACCAATCCCATTCGTTGGTGGCAGCCGTATCCCAAAGGGCTCACTAAAGTCCACAAGCTCATTCAAAAGCGGCAGCACCACATCCTCACCTTCACCAAGAGGCATCCTCCGTAATCTCAGCTTGAAAAAGAAAGTTGTAACCCATCCTGAAAGCGAGAGAAGCTCTCTACTCTCTCCCGGTCTCATGGAAGAAGGAGCTGCTAAAAAGGCCAATGCTTCAGCAACTTCGCCTTATTGGCAAAGATGCTTGTCTCTTCCGTCTAGACAGCCAGCAAAGTTATCCCCTGTGGTGCCTCCTCAGGTCTCAGCTGCTGTTCCCGGTGAACCTCCTAAG AAAGATTCTATGCATCCACCAGTTCCAAGGTCATTGTCCATGCCTGGGAGAAACAAAGTCATTGTTCGATCTATTTCTTTTGACAACCGCAAAGCTCATGTTGCGTCGGAAACAAGCGCAG ATCAAATCTCTCCAGTTCCCACTGAAGAAACGGAAGAAGAGATTCCAGAGGAAGAAGCGGTGTGCAGGATCTGCCTAGACGAGTGCGAAGAAGGCAACACTCTGAAAATGGAGTGCAGCTGCAAAGGCGATCTCAGGCTTGTTCACGAAGCGTGTGCCATCAAGTGGTTTAGCACAAAGGGGACAAGAACCTGCGACGTGTGTAGACAAGAAGTCAAGAACTTGCCGGTTATATTGCTCCGCGTGCCTACGACTAATCAACTAAACAGCAGACGTGACCGCAGTCAACAGAATCTGCAGTCACAAACCGCTAG TGCTTGGCAAGAGTTTGTGGTGCTGGTTCTCATCAGCACGGTCTGTTACTTCTTCTTCCTCGAGCAATTACTG ATTCGGGATCTCAACACGCAAGCTATCTACATAGCAGGGCCGTTTTCATTAACGTTAGGCCTCTTAGCATCTGTTTTCGCCATTGTCCTAG CTATCAGAGAATACATATGGACATACGCAGCACTCGAGTTTGCTCTTGTAGGCATGTTGGTTCATCTTTTATATTCTACA GTGAGGCTACCTGCGATATATTCTATACTATTTGCAGGGATTCTTGGTTTTGGAATAGCAGTGTGTTTAAACTCCTTGTACCTTAATTACTTCGCTTGGCGTGCACGTGTTGCAGAGAACTCAAATCCAGTGTGA
- the LOC106295114 gene encoding J protein JJJ2 isoform X2, with protein MNINRDEALRAQALAEALMQKSNFTAARKLAIKAHSMDSTLENISHMTMVCEVHCAATEKTFGNNEMDWYGILQVDVNADDAIIKKQYRKLALLLHPDKNKLPGAESAFKLIGEAQRMLLDKEKRMLHDVKRRTRPAAPVPPYRPQQASVNTRNVFNGVRPQGQPPHGFAPRPTFWTSCPFCGSRYEYGREHIKREVACLSCKKLFTAFEVSFPTQQNMFPGQKACPEPHKRPYDSKNVPSASTAENNNEKRKRKRKRKDMDEPSESSEIESSSDSDDDSNNVPPGKKATASTAENNNGKRKRKDIDEASESSDSESSSDSEDDDAMAAGDIGSNGGREPRRSVRSKRQVSYNESLSDDEDVDLVNDVGEGSGKNVDTEKEEEEKQTDEDHHHQSNEALNPKEKIQESLDDWEDEESSLGGEEANVINCEDPEFSDFDKLREKSCFEERQVWALYDEGEGMPRFYAVIRKVTKPRFSVKYVWLEPEETRDLPVSVGRYVLGDEGKTSSCDLFSHLVQSKTRSNAKNFTVFPGKGETWALFKNWDMEEEEDSDSPREYEFVEILSDHEEGGGTVSVGFLSKVEGFKYVYSPLPEEESDTFEIPPHELFRFSHRVPSFRLKGTEGRGVLEGWYELDPAALPVLGSQDQDHHQSPP; from the coding sequence ATGAATATTAATAGAGATGAGGCTCTAAGAGCCCAAGCTTTAGCAGAAGCCTTAATGCAAAAATCTAATTTCACCGCCGCTCGTAAGCTCGCCATCAAGGCTCACAGCATGGACTCCACTCTTGAGAACATATCTCACATGACAATGGTCTGCGAGGTGCACTGCGCCGCGACGGAGAAGACGTTCGGCAACAACGAGATGGACTGGTACGGGATACTCCAGGTCGACGTGAACGCTGACGACGCCATCATCAAGAAACAGTACAGGAAGCTGGCGCTTCTCCTCCACCCTGATAAAAACAAGCTACCCGGCGCCGAGTCGGCTTTTAAACTCATCGGTGAGGCTCAGAGGATGCTTTTGGATAAAGAGAAGAGGATGCTTCATGATGTTAAACGCAGAACGAGGCCTGCTGCACCTGTGCCGCCGTATAGACCACAGCAGGCAAGTGTTAATACGAGGAATGTCTTCAACGGGGTGAGACCTCAAGGCCAGCCGCCACACGGTTTCGCTCCTCGGCCAACGTTTTGGACCTCTTGTCCCTTTTGTGGGAGCAGGTATGAGTATGGGAGGGAGCATATCAAGAGAGAAGTTGCTTGCCTGTCTTGCAAAAAGCTGTTCACTGCTTTTGAAGTTTCTTTTCCGACACAACAGAACATGTTTCCAGGCCAAAAGGCTTGCCCTGAGCCTCACAAGCGTCCGTATGATAGTAAAAATGTGCCTTCGGCTTCTACTGCAGAAAACAATAACGAAAAGAGGAAGAGGAAGAGGAAGAGAAAGGATATGGATGAGCCTAGTGAAAGCTCTGAGATTGAGAGTAGCAGCGACTCGGACGATGATAGTAACAATGTGCCCCCTGGAAAGAAGGCGACGGCTTCTACTGCAGAAAACAATAACGGAAAGAGGAAGAGAAAGGATATTGATGAAGCTAGTGAAAGCTCTGACAGTGAGAGTAGCAGTGACTCAGAAGATGATGATGCTATGGCAGCAGGAGATATAGGGTCTAATGGAGGACGGGAGCCTCGGAGGTCAGTACGTAGCAAGCGTCAGGTTTCTTATAACGAGAGTTTGAGCGACGATGAAGATGTTGACTTAGTCAACGACGTTGGGGAAGGGTCCGGGAAAAATGTAGATACTGAAAAGGAGGAAGAAGAGAAGCAGACAGATGAGGATCATCATCACCAGTCTAATGAAGCCTTAAACCCAAAGGAGAAGATACAAGAAAGCTTAGATGATTGGGAGGACGAGGAGTCAAGTTTAGGAGGTGAAGAAGCAAATGTTATCAACTGTGAGGATCCTGAGTTTTCAGACTTTGATAAGTTGAGGGAGAAGAGCTGTTTTGAGGAACGTCAGGTATGGGCTTTGTATGATGAAGGAGAGGGGATGCCTAGATTCTACGCTGTCATAAGAAAAGTTACAAAACCAAGATTCTCTGTAAAGTACGTATGGTTAGAGCCAGAGGAAACAAGAGATTTGCCAGTGTCTGTTGGTAGGTACGTACTTGGGGATGAGGGTAAGACAAGTAGCTGTGACTTATTCTCTCATCTGGTTCAAAGCAAAACAAGAAGCAACGCTAAGAACTTCACTGTGTTCCCGGGGAAAGGGGAAACGTGGGCTCTTTTCAAGAACTGGGACATGGAGGAGGAGGAGGACTCAGATTCTCCACGTGAGTACGAGTTTGTTGAGATACTGTCTGATCATGAGGAGGGAGGCGGGACGGTGTCTGTGGGGTTCTTGTCTAAAGTGGAAGGGTTTAAGTATGTGTACAGTCCATTGCCGGAGGAGGAATCGGATACTTTTGAGATTCCGCCTCATGAGTTGTTTAGATTCTCGCATAGGGTGCCGTCGTTTAGATTGAAGGGAACAGAAGGGAGAGGGGTGTTGGAAGGTTGGTACGAGCTTGATCCAGCTGCTTTGCCAGTTCTTGGCTCTCAAGACCAAGACCATCATCAATCTCCACCTTGA
- the LOC106292412 gene encoding uncharacterized protein LOC106292412 — translation MGFHGFNVDKENFPGRVAYRELYPIDLDQPFKSGLTGRAYMQNNVDLTVDKFNKINGVVSYMCVYCEGCCLHSLLFSQILHHLHGHRDTPDGHLVEYQAKTEQMPCDSSADSNASSRGSDQAWDVDSFDDESEYQPPERMCPIEEEIKPMRLYRPKMNRSKGFYVDGETYPGETVFFSQVDLDERFPGIELTGREHMQSLVDLALEIYNNIEETNVTCESIVRANLTRVNGYKLYITFMAKTVSRGGACGVSSKNGEEGLATEISCHVLQANSKIQRLTLVSLSK, via the exons ATGGGGTTTCAC GGTTTCAACGTGGATAAAGAAAACTTTCCTGGGAGAGTAGCCTACCGAGAACTCTATCCTATTGATCTTGATCAACCTTTTAAGAGTGGTCTTACAGGGCGCGCCTACATGCAAAACAATGTCGATTTGACCGTGGACAAATTCAACAAAATCAAC GGGGTTGTCTCTTACATGTGTGTCTATTGTGAGGGCTGTTGTCTGCACAGTCTCCTGTTCAGTCAAATCCTACATCACCTTCATGGCCACAGAGACACTCCAGATGGACATCTTGTTGAATATCAAGCTAAAACAGAACAGATGCCATG TGATTCTTCCGCCGATAGTAATGCATCTAGCCGCGGAAGCGACCAAGCATGGGACGTCGATAGCTTTGATGATGAATCCGAGTACCAACCTCCAGAGAGAATGTGTCCCATCGAAGAGGAAATTAAACCAATGCGTCTTTATAGACCAAAGATGAACCGTAGCAAG GGGTTCTATGTGGATGGAGAAACCTACCCTGGGGAAACTGTCTTTTTCTCTCAGGTTGATCTTGATGAACGCTTCCCCGGTATTGAGCTTACAGGCCGTGAGCACATGCAAAGCCTGGTAGATTTGGCTCTTGAAATATACAACAACATCGAG GAAACAAATGTGACATGTGAATCAATTGTGCGGGCGAATCTGACGAGAGTGAACGGGTACAAGTTGTACATCACGTTCATGGCTAAGACAGTCTCCAGAGGGGGAGCTTGTGGAGTATCAAGCAAAAACGGAGAGGAAGGTTTGGCAACGGAAATATCATGCCATGTTTTGCAGGCCAACTCCAAAATCCAAAG ATTAACGCTTGTGAGTTTATCCAAGTGA
- the LOC106295114 gene encoding J protein JJJ2 isoform X1: MHLRIQAEVDIGQRAFYIHCLVVMNINRDEALRAQALAEALMQKSNFTAARKLAIKAHSMDSTLENISHMTMVCEVHCAATEKTFGNNEMDWYGILQVDVNADDAIIKKQYRKLALLLHPDKNKLPGAESAFKLIGEAQRMLLDKEKRMLHDVKRRTRPAAPVPPYRPQQASVNTRNVFNGVRPQGQPPHGFAPRPTFWTSCPFCGSRYEYGREHIKREVACLSCKKLFTAFEVSFPTQQNMFPGQKACPEPHKRPYDSKNVPSASTAENNNEKRKRKRKRKDMDEPSESSEIESSSDSDDDSNNVPPGKKATASTAENNNGKRKRKDIDEASESSDSESSSDSEDDDAMAAGDIGSNGGREPRRSVRSKRQVSYNESLSDDEDVDLVNDVGEGSGKNVDTEKEEEEKQTDEDHHHQSNEALNPKEKIQESLDDWEDEESSLGGEEANVINCEDPEFSDFDKLREKSCFEERQVWALYDEGEGMPRFYAVIRKVTKPRFSVKYVWLEPEETRDLPVSVGRYVLGDEGKTSSCDLFSHLVQSKTRSNAKNFTVFPGKGETWALFKNWDMEEEEDSDSPREYEFVEILSDHEEGGGTVSVGFLSKVEGFKYVYSPLPEEESDTFEIPPHELFRFSHRVPSFRLKGTEGRGVLEGWYELDPAALPVLGSQDQDHHQSPP; encoded by the exons ATGCATCT GAGGATCCAAGCAGAGGTGGATATTGGACAAAGAGCATTTTATATTCACTGTCTGGTGGTAATGAATATTAATAGAGATGAGGCTCTAAGAGCCCAAGCTTTAGCAGAAGCCTTAATGCAAAAATCTAATTTCACCGCCGCTCGTAAGCTCGCCATCAAGGCTCACAGCATGGACTCCACTCTTGAGAACATATCTCACATGACAATGGTCTGCGAGGTGCACTGCGCCGCGACGGAGAAGACGTTCGGCAACAACGAGATGGACTGGTACGGGATACTCCAGGTCGACGTGAACGCTGACGACGCCATCATCAAGAAACAGTACAGGAAGCTGGCGCTTCTCCTCCACCCTGATAAAAACAAGCTACCCGGCGCCGAGTCGGCTTTTAAACTCATCGGTGAGGCTCAGAGGATGCTTTTGGATAAAGAGAAGAGGATGCTTCATGATGTTAAACGCAGAACGAGGCCTGCTGCACCTGTGCCGCCGTATAGACCACAGCAGGCAAGTGTTAATACGAGGAATGTCTTCAACGGGGTGAGACCTCAAGGCCAGCCGCCACACGGTTTCGCTCCTCGGCCAACGTTTTGGACCTCTTGTCCCTTTTGTGGGAGCAGGTATGAGTATGGGAGGGAGCATATCAAGAGAGAAGTTGCTTGCCTGTCTTGCAAAAAGCTGTTCACTGCTTTTGAAGTTTCTTTTCCGACACAACAGAACATGTTTCCAGGCCAAAAGGCTTGCCCTGAGCCTCACAAGCGTCCGTATGATAGTAAAAATGTGCCTTCGGCTTCTACTGCAGAAAACAATAACGAAAAGAGGAAGAGGAAGAGGAAGAGAAAGGATATGGATGAGCCTAGTGAAAGCTCTGAGATTGAGAGTAGCAGCGACTCGGACGATGATAGTAACAATGTGCCCCCTGGAAAGAAGGCGACGGCTTCTACTGCAGAAAACAATAACGGAAAGAGGAAGAGAAAGGATATTGATGAAGCTAGTGAAAGCTCTGACAGTGAGAGTAGCAGTGACTCAGAAGATGATGATGCTATGGCAGCAGGAGATATAGGGTCTAATGGAGGACGGGAGCCTCGGAGGTCAGTACGTAGCAAGCGTCAGGTTTCTTATAACGAGAGTTTGAGCGACGATGAAGATGTTGACTTAGTCAACGACGTTGGGGAAGGGTCCGGGAAAAATGTAGATACTGAAAAGGAGGAAGAAGAGAAGCAGACAGATGAGGATCATCATCACCAGTCTAATGAAGCCTTAAACCCAAAGGAGAAGATACAAGAAAGCTTAGATGATTGGGAGGACGAGGAGTCAAGTTTAGGAGGTGAAGAAGCAAATGTTATCAACTGTGAGGATCCTGAGTTTTCAGACTTTGATAAGTTGAGGGAGAAGAGCTGTTTTGAGGAACGTCAGGTATGGGCTTTGTATGATGAAGGAGAGGGGATGCCTAGATTCTACGCTGTCATAAGAAAAGTTACAAAACCAAGATTCTCTGTAAAGTACGTATGGTTAGAGCCAGAGGAAACAAGAGATTTGCCAGTGTCTGTTGGTAGGTACGTACTTGGGGATGAGGGTAAGACAAGTAGCTGTGACTTATTCTCTCATCTGGTTCAAAGCAAAACAAGAAGCAACGCTAAGAACTTCACTGTGTTCCCGGGGAAAGGGGAAACGTGGGCTCTTTTCAAGAACTGGGACATGGAGGAGGAGGAGGACTCAGATTCTCCACGTGAGTACGAGTTTGTTGAGATACTGTCTGATCATGAGGAGGGAGGCGGGACGGTGTCTGTGGGGTTCTTGTCTAAAGTGGAAGGGTTTAAGTATGTGTACAGTCCATTGCCGGAGGAGGAATCGGATACTTTTGAGATTCCGCCTCATGAGTTGTTTAGATTCTCGCATAGGGTGCCGTCGTTTAGATTGAAGGGAACAGAAGGGAGAGGGGTGTTGGAAGGTTGGTACGAGCTTGATCCAGCTGCTTTGCCAGTTCTTGGCTCTCAAGACCAAGACCATCATCAATCTCCACCTTGA